The proteins below come from a single Marinobacter bohaiensis genomic window:
- a CDS encoding DUF1656 domain-containing protein, giving the protein MLHELGFGGLLFSPLVVLVPLAFLMAFVTRLALHQLNLRHLIWKEAWFDVGLFVCYLALVIYWLGD; this is encoded by the coding sequence ATGCTGCACGAACTGGGATTTGGCGGACTGCTGTTCAGTCCATTGGTGGTGTTGGTGCCCCTGGCCTTTCTGATGGCCTTTGTTACCCGCCTGGCACTGCACCAATTGAACCTGCGACACCTGATCTGGAAAGAAGCCTGGTTCGATGTGGGACTCTTCGTGTGCTATCTGGCACTGGTGATCTATTGGCTGGGGGATTGA
- a CDS encoding LysR family transcriptional regulator, whose product MNNNSPNIRHLRAFLAVAECQSISKATNQVYLSQPAITQALSKLETSFETRLFDRKSDGMYLTATGEVFAERVRRALETIQDGLREALRIGGDRSGARASQLINLLTTTQLRALVTVSAARSFSLAGRNLGVSQSSLYRSSRDLESLLEIKLLEKTSTGITPSKAALSLIRAAKIGFSEVAQGRDEIQSLQNREVGHLHIGSMALARAAVLPRSINAFSSHYPDFRISIFDGNYDDLLNHLRHAEIDLIVGALRSPLPSDDVVQVELFQSELVIVARPDHPYFSSGPLSLDDLAASGWVIGRPGTPTRRIFEKIFTDHGKPVPGQLIESGSQNLSRAILEDSDRLTLISVHQIQRELNEGALRVLPYELEGNSRPIGITLRKDWRPTRTQQVFIDTLKTQATEIDRQIKDAKKRFRARIAR is encoded by the coding sequence ATGAATAATAATTCCCCCAACATCAGACATTTAAGAGCCTTCCTTGCGGTTGCCGAATGCCAGAGCATCAGCAAGGCCACGAACCAGGTCTATCTCTCCCAACCGGCGATTACCCAGGCTCTGTCCAAGCTGGAAACCAGCTTCGAGACCCGGCTGTTCGACCGCAAGAGCGATGGCATGTACCTCACCGCCACCGGGGAGGTTTTTGCCGAGCGGGTCCGACGGGCTCTGGAAACCATCCAGGACGGCCTGCGCGAAGCCCTGCGCATCGGCGGCGACCGCTCCGGAGCCCGGGCCAGTCAGTTGATAAACCTGCTGACGACGACCCAGCTGCGGGCCCTGGTCACCGTATCGGCGGCACGCAGCTTCAGCCTGGCGGGTCGCAACCTGGGCGTGTCGCAATCGTCGCTGTACCGGTCGTCACGGGATCTGGAAAGCCTGCTGGAAATCAAGCTGCTGGAGAAAACCAGTACCGGCATCACACCTTCCAAGGCCGCGCTGTCACTGATCCGTGCCGCCAAGATCGGCTTCTCGGAAGTGGCCCAGGGTCGCGACGAAATCCAGTCCCTGCAGAACCGGGAAGTGGGTCATCTGCACATCGGCAGCATGGCGCTGGCGCGGGCGGCGGTGCTGCCCCGCTCCATCAACGCCTTTTCCAGTCATTATCCGGATTTCCGCATCAGCATTTTCGACGGCAACTACGACGACCTGCTCAATCACCTGCGCCATGCGGAGATTGACCTGATCGTCGGCGCCCTGCGCTCACCGCTGCCTAGCGACGACGTGGTGCAGGTCGAGCTCTTCCAGTCGGAGCTGGTCATTGTCGCCCGGCCCGATCACCCCTATTTCTCCAGCGGCCCACTGTCCCTCGACGACCTGGCGGCATCCGGCTGGGTCATCGGCCGGCCAGGCACGCCCACCCGACGCATCTTCGAGAAGATCTTCACCGATCACGGCAAACCGGTCCCCGGACAGCTGATCGAGTCCGGCTCCCAGAACCTGAGCCGGGCGATACTCGAGGACAGCGACCGGCTGACGCTGATTTCCGTCCACCAGATCCAGCGCGAGCTGAACGAAGGCGCGCTGCGGGTACTGCCCTATGAACTGGAAGGCAACAGCCGCCCCATCGGCATCACCCTGCGCAAGGACTGGCGCCCCACCCGGACCCAGCAGGTTTTCATCGACACCCTGAAAACCCAGGCCACCGAGATCGATCGGCAGATCAAGGACGCCAAGAAACGCTTTCGCGCCAGGATTGCCCGTTAG
- a CDS encoding FecCD family ABC transporter permease produces the protein MSKTLVLRTAGERLALKLPLRTLTTIAGLTLFLAVSAFVSLSLGTRDTSPLAVWQALTGDTELSLIVREIRLPRVLLAMMVGAALGIAGLLLQGLVRNPLASPDVIGITTGASAAAVLLLTLGIAPQGSPLLPAGAIAGAFVVALVILALAWERHMSPGRLILVGVGIAAAMGALITLMLVMSPDTTAMNAYLWLTGSLYAAQWGDVLGLLPWLVVFLPLALGSARHLDVMAMGDDMATGLGSALQRNRLILLLAAVALAGSAVAFAGGLSFLGLVAPHMARNLLRSGSAAIALAAALIGGLILLFADLVGRIGFLPRDLPAGVFVAGIGAPWFVYQLYRLRR, from the coding sequence ATGAGCAAAACGTTGGTCCTGAGAACCGCTGGCGAACGCCTGGCCCTGAAACTGCCGCTGCGCACGCTCACAACCATCGCGGGCCTGACCCTGTTCCTGGCCGTCAGCGCTTTTGTGTCGCTGAGCCTGGGTACGCGCGACACCTCGCCATTGGCGGTGTGGCAGGCCCTCACCGGCGATACCGAGCTGTCCCTGATCGTTCGGGAAATCCGCCTGCCCCGGGTGCTGCTCGCCATGATGGTCGGCGCGGCGCTGGGGATCGCCGGCCTGCTGCTGCAGGGCCTGGTGCGCAACCCTCTCGCCTCTCCCGACGTGATCGGCATCACCACCGGCGCTTCGGCCGCTGCGGTGCTGCTGCTCACCCTCGGCATCGCCCCCCAGGGCAGCCCGCTGTTGCCGGCCGGTGCAATTGCCGGCGCCTTCGTCGTTGCGCTGGTGATCCTGGCACTGGCCTGGGAGCGACACATGTCGCCGGGACGGCTGATTCTGGTGGGCGTGGGCATTGCCGCGGCGATGGGCGCGCTGATCACCCTGATGCTGGTGATGAGCCCGGACACCACCGCCATGAACGCCTACCTGTGGCTGACCGGCAGCCTCTACGCGGCCCAGTGGGGCGACGTGCTGGGGCTGCTGCCCTGGCTGGTGGTTTTCCTGCCGCTGGCCCTGGGGAGCGCCCGGCACCTGGACGTGATGGCCATGGGCGACGACATGGCCACGGGGCTGGGCAGCGCCCTGCAACGAAACCGCCTGATCCTGCTGCTGGCAGCGGTGGCCCTGGCCGGCTCGGCGGTGGCCTTTGCCGGCGGCCTGAGCTTCCTGGGTCTGGTGGCGCCGCACATGGCGCGCAACCTGCTGCGCTCGGGCAGCGCGGCAATCGCGTTGGCCGCTGCCTTGATCGGCGGGTTGATCCTGCTGTTTGCGGATCTGGTGGGTCGGATTGGTTTCCTGCCGCGGGATTTGCCGGCCGGGGTGTTTGTCGCGGGGATTGGCGCGCCCTGGTTCGTCTATCAGCTCTATCGACTGCGGCGCTGA
- a CDS encoding ABC transporter ATP-binding protein, whose translation MSSPQDPDARHRLEGRGLEVTYGDRAVLHGVDFQVADGEVTVLLGPNGSGKSTLLKTLARTIDPRAGQVILDGEGIHGQSTLSVARRLGLLPQSPTAPEGLTVRELVGLGRFPYQSLWKQWTRRDEAAVLEAMDTAGVSALADRPVDALSGGQRQRCWIAMVLAQQTDLILLDEPTTFLDLKVQVELLELLVRLAHDHGRTLLMVLHDLNLAATYADTLVMLKAGRVEHVGSPAEVFTADRLKHVFDLDSHIIHDPHSGRPVCVPRVSVRQPATGRRSEAS comes from the coding sequence ATGTCTTCACCGCAAGACCCTGATGCCCGCCATCGCCTCGAAGGCCGTGGTCTGGAGGTGACCTACGGCGACCGGGCCGTGCTGCACGGCGTCGACTTCCAGGTCGCCGACGGCGAGGTCACCGTCCTGCTCGGTCCCAACGGCAGCGGCAAGTCGACCCTGCTCAAGACCCTGGCGCGCACCATCGATCCACGCGCCGGGCAGGTCATTCTCGACGGTGAGGGCATTCACGGCCAGTCCACGCTGTCGGTGGCCCGCCGCCTCGGGTTGCTGCCCCAGAGCCCGACCGCGCCTGAGGGCCTGACGGTCCGTGAGCTGGTCGGTCTGGGGCGTTTCCCTTACCAGAGCCTCTGGAAGCAGTGGACCCGCCGTGATGAGGCCGCGGTCCTTGAGGCCATGGATACCGCCGGCGTGTCGGCGCTGGCGGATCGGCCGGTGGATGCGCTGTCCGGCGGGCAGCGTCAGCGTTGCTGGATTGCCATGGTGCTGGCGCAACAGACCGACTTGATCCTGCTGGATGAGCCCACCACGTTCCTCGACCTGAAAGTCCAGGTCGAGCTGTTGGAGCTGCTTGTCCGACTGGCCCACGACCATGGCCGGACGCTGCTGATGGTGCTTCACGACCTCAACCTCGCCGCCACCTACGCCGACACCCTGGTGATGCTCAAGGCGGGGCGGGTCGAGCACGTGGGATCACCGGCGGAGGTCTTCACCGCCGATCGCCTCAAGCACGTCTTTGATCTGGACAGCCACATCATTCACGACCCGCACTCCGGTCGGCCGGTGTGCGTGCCCCGGGTTTCGGTGAGGCAGCCGGCGACCGGGCGTCGCAGCGAAGCATCCTAG
- a CDS encoding efflux RND transporter periplasmic adaptor subunit, which produces MGKLLRIGLTLVVVAVAILAGTWVWNHYLYSPWTRDGRIRADVITISPDVSGWVTNLAVANNRPVAQGDLLFTIDNTRYQAQIAEDEAQLAQKRAAWELAKHQYQRRQRLTDRQAISEEDLETYRINTESAKASFELAQAELDSARIDLQRTEVHAPESGTVNNLSLRQGNYVSKGTPVLSLVRQGSFYVTGYFEETKIQMIHEGQHAKIRLMGGDRTLTGEVVSIAKGVADTNTSSNEQLLPQVQQTFNWVRLAQRIPVDIKLDPLPDDVNVSAGMTVSIYLDSDG; this is translated from the coding sequence ATGGGCAAGCTTTTACGCATTGGTTTGACGCTGGTTGTGGTTGCGGTGGCGATTCTTGCCGGAACCTGGGTCTGGAACCACTACCTGTATTCGCCCTGGACCCGTGATGGCCGCATCCGGGCCGATGTGATCACCATTTCCCCGGACGTCTCCGGCTGGGTGACGAATCTGGCGGTGGCCAACAACCGGCCGGTGGCGCAGGGGGATCTGTTGTTCACCATCGACAACACCCGCTACCAGGCCCAGATTGCCGAGGATGAGGCCCAACTGGCCCAGAAGCGCGCTGCCTGGGAGCTGGCCAAGCACCAGTACCAACGGCGCCAGCGGCTGACCGACCGCCAGGCTATCAGCGAGGAAGACCTGGAAACCTACCGCATCAACACCGAGTCGGCGAAGGCGAGCTTTGAGCTGGCCCAGGCCGAGCTGGACTCGGCGCGCATCGATCTGCAACGCACCGAAGTGCATGCGCCGGAGTCCGGTACGGTCAATAACCTGTCATTGCGGCAGGGCAACTACGTGAGCAAGGGAACGCCGGTGCTCTCCCTGGTGCGGCAGGGCTCCTTCTACGTGACCGGCTACTTCGAGGAAACCAAGATCCAGATGATCCACGAAGGCCAGCACGCGAAGATCCGCCTGATGGGCGGCGACCGCACCCTGACCGGCGAGGTGGTCAGCATCGCCAAAGGCGTGGCCGATACCAACACCAGCAGCAATGAGCAGTTGCTGCCCCAGGTTCAGCAAACCTTCAACTGGGTGCGCCTGGCGCAGCGGATCCCGGTGGACATCAAGCTGGATCCACTGCCCGACGACGTTAACGTCAGCGCCGGCATGACCGTCTCCATCTATCTGGACAGCGACGGGTAA
- a CDS encoding FecCD family ABC transporter permease, which produces MLTSRAGKLAGLLCALVLVLAGFAGSLALGTFHTAPAVVIDALVAFDPASTSHLIITAERLPRAVLAMLVGASLAVSGALMQSLTRNPLASPGILGINAGAMLFVVVSAALLQTSAPQTLVWAAFLGAAVAAALVYALGRQPGSGISPLRTVLAGVAVTALFVSFAQGLLVINQERFGSLLFWLAGSVSGRDLETVRSLLPLFLTALVLCLLLTRQLNILGLDDELVRALGQRTGLVRLGVGVIVILLAGASVALAGMIGFIGLIVPHLARGLFGRDHRWLLPACALLGAALLLLADTAARLIIPPQEIPVGVMTALLGTPLFLFLASRQKHAL; this is translated from the coding sequence GTGCTGACTTCCCGCGCCGGCAAGCTGGCCGGACTGCTGTGCGCCCTGGTTCTGGTACTGGCCGGTTTTGCCGGCAGCCTGGCGCTGGGCACCTTCCACACGGCTCCGGCCGTAGTGATCGATGCACTGGTTGCATTTGATCCGGCGTCCACCAGCCACCTGATCATCACCGCTGAGCGCCTGCCCCGGGCGGTTCTGGCGATGCTGGTGGGCGCCAGCCTGGCGGTGTCCGGTGCGCTGATGCAGTCGCTGACCCGCAACCCCCTGGCCTCACCAGGCATCCTCGGCATCAACGCCGGCGCCATGCTGTTTGTGGTGGTCAGCGCCGCGCTGCTGCAGACCTCCGCCCCGCAGACGCTGGTGTGGGCCGCGTTTCTCGGAGCCGCCGTCGCCGCGGCGCTGGTCTACGCGCTGGGCCGCCAGCCCGGCAGCGGCATCTCCCCGCTGCGCACGGTGCTGGCCGGCGTTGCCGTGACGGCCCTGTTTGTGTCGTTCGCCCAGGGACTGCTGGTGATCAACCAGGAACGCTTCGGCAGCCTGCTGTTCTGGCTGGCCGGCTCGGTATCGGGCCGCGATCTGGAGACCGTGCGGTCCCTGCTTCCCCTGTTCCTGACGGCGCTGGTGCTGTGCCTGCTGCTCACCCGCCAGCTCAACATCCTGGGGCTGGACGACGAGCTGGTCCGCGCGCTGGGCCAACGAACCGGGCTGGTGCGACTGGGTGTGGGCGTGATTGTCATCCTGCTGGCCGGAGCATCAGTGGCCCTGGCCGGCATGATCGGCTTCATTGGCCTGATCGTGCCCCACCTGGCGCGTGGTCTCTTCGGCCGCGATCACCGGTGGCTGCTGCCGGCCTGCGCCCTGCTGGGCGCGGCCCTGTTGCTGCTGGCCGACACGGCGGCGCGGCTGATCATCCCGCCACAGGAAATCCCTGTAGGCGTGATGACGGCCCTGCTGGGCACACCGCTGTTCCTGTTCCTGGCCAGCCGACAAAAACACGCGCTATGA
- a CDS encoding ABC transporter substrate-binding protein — protein sequence MPQLPRPWRALGASTLLLAALAGAPSLATGAPASPTDASGTRPERLVTLFQGATDTAVALGLKPVGVVESWVEQPMYRYLRPALPNVQFLGLETQPDLESIAWLKPDLIVGARNRHTLIEPLLSRMAPTLIADQLYDFKALLQSMGHATGRDARAQRLLAHWQRRADDFRRKMADQLGDRWPPTVSVISFRSNHARIYYGGFARTVLDDLGFRRPKAQQQPGWGIKLTSQESIPAMDAQAIFIFMVASDEAVMDTYRTWTHHPLWQQLQAARHHDVFRVDPVTWNMGGGYLAANRMLDDLYAHYDLTPFDGEDDSARECPSC from the coding sequence ATGCCTCAGCTCCCACGACCCTGGCGGGCGCTGGGCGCCTCCACCCTTCTCCTGGCCGCGCTTGCCGGCGCTCCGTCCCTGGCGACGGGCGCCCCGGCGTCGCCAACGGATGCCTCCGGAACCCGGCCCGAACGCCTGGTCACCCTGTTTCAGGGCGCCACCGACACGGCGGTCGCCCTCGGGCTGAAGCCGGTCGGCGTGGTGGAATCCTGGGTGGAACAGCCCATGTACCGCTATCTGCGCCCGGCGCTGCCCAACGTGCAGTTCCTCGGTCTGGAAACCCAGCCGGACCTGGAGAGTATCGCCTGGCTCAAGCCGGACCTGATTGTCGGCGCCCGCAATCGCCACACCCTGATCGAGCCGCTGCTGTCGCGCATGGCGCCCACGCTGATCGCCGATCAGCTCTACGACTTCAAGGCGCTGCTCCAAAGCATGGGACACGCCACCGGACGTGATGCCCGGGCGCAACGGCTGCTGGCTCACTGGCAACGCCGCGCCGATGACTTTCGTCGCAAGATGGCGGACCAACTGGGGGATCGCTGGCCGCCCACCGTGTCGGTGATCAGCTTCCGCAGCAACCACGCCCGCATCTACTACGGCGGCTTTGCCCGCACGGTGCTGGACGATCTGGGCTTTCGCCGCCCCAAAGCCCAGCAGCAACCCGGCTGGGGCATCAAGCTGACCAGCCAGGAAAGCATCCCGGCCATGGACGCGCAGGCGATCTTTATCTTCATGGTGGCGTCGGACGAGGCGGTCATGGACACCTACCGGACCTGGACCCACCACCCGCTCTGGCAACAACTGCAGGCCGCCAGACATCACGACGTGTTCCGCGTCGATCCGGTGACCTGGAACATGGGCGGCGGCTACCTCGCGGCCAATCGCATGCTGGACGACCTCTACGCCCACTACGACCTGACGCCGTTCGACGGCGAGGACGACAGCGCCAGGGAGTGCCCATCGTGCTGA
- a CDS encoding FUSC family protein: MTLHPAFAQLLMPQRSAVIYAFKGVISMALALFVAMYLELDRPYWALVSAVFLQVRPESGLVIEKAICQIFGSAIGGVVGILILAYLMPYPMLALGCLTLWIGLNSAAGTMMHSTNFIYAFAMAGMTAALVVILVMVNASTASSQSVFEIAQARISEITVGAICAMLVSQLLWPVKVKDGLRGHARNVINKSLDYLALELDPEGSHDDRHQHADEILETLMLLTDDSSAVVYEGPEGPGRARASNLLCNKVMSLLAVVQILGRFQRNHAELMTPAFRELLARVREQFQAIAATDSYEEGYRLAQALRRRLLQYRSDHEASSPIESRMTQAALELVADLVLVLRAYNALENRDNTLLKAAKLKPHRDLLLGATNGFRTALVFLIGAFVWMQTASSAALMLMILPVVFSIMFARLPQGIQSFVLKRLLVGVMWAIPVSLFFALGLLAQSSGDFEILVLVLAGPYFAGLLLLAERPTLPYGLGFCIPFTIITQPANNMSFSIDTSVSTALGLFVGVSVLFWVFRLVTPPDSLLMQRRLLKATAADLKDIDRHDQPEDWFNGRMGDRLLKLANYDQGTGTRDRYMTDLGFTGLNLGHVSIRLRRLIEGRRTPQVETRLRRWQMVLADTYLLSARGEVSSDFREASHALLRALHGDAEADPQIANVEGMFERLALTFERTAHTIAEATGKRLPANEPVEGNAAAS; this comes from the coding sequence ATGACGCTCCATCCCGCCTTCGCGCAACTGCTGATGCCGCAACGGAGTGCGGTCATCTATGCCTTCAAGGGGGTGATCTCCATGGCGCTGGCCCTGTTTGTGGCCATGTACCTGGAGCTGGACCGTCCATACTGGGCACTGGTGTCCGCGGTGTTCCTGCAGGTGCGTCCGGAAAGCGGACTGGTCATCGAGAAGGCGATCTGCCAGATCTTCGGGTCCGCCATTGGCGGGGTGGTGGGCATCCTGATCCTGGCCTACCTGATGCCGTACCCGATGCTGGCGCTGGGCTGCCTGACCCTGTGGATCGGCCTTAACTCCGCCGCCGGCACCATGATGCACAGCACCAACTTCATCTACGCCTTTGCCATGGCGGGCATGACCGCGGCGCTGGTGGTGATTCTGGTGATGGTCAATGCCAGCACCGCCAGTAGCCAGTCGGTCTTCGAGATCGCCCAGGCGCGCATCAGTGAGATCACCGTGGGGGCCATCTGCGCGATGCTGGTGAGCCAGCTGCTGTGGCCGGTCAAGGTCAAGGACGGGCTGCGTGGGCATGCCCGCAACGTCATCAACAAATCCCTCGATTACCTGGCCCTGGAGCTGGATCCGGAAGGCTCTCACGACGACCGCCACCAGCATGCCGATGAGATTCTCGAGACCCTGATGTTGCTGACCGACGACTCCAGCGCCGTCGTCTACGAGGGGCCCGAAGGACCGGGACGGGCGCGGGCCTCGAACCTGCTGTGCAACAAAGTGATGTCGCTGCTGGCGGTGGTACAGATCCTGGGGCGTTTCCAGCGGAATCACGCCGAACTGATGACGCCGGCCTTCCGTGAACTGCTGGCCCGGGTGCGTGAACAGTTCCAGGCCATCGCCGCGACCGACAGCTACGAAGAAGGCTACCGGCTGGCCCAGGCCCTGCGCCGGCGCCTGCTCCAGTATCGCAGTGACCATGAGGCCAGCTCGCCGATCGAATCGCGCATGACCCAGGCGGCGCTGGAGCTGGTGGCCGACCTGGTGCTGGTGCTGCGCGCCTACAACGCGCTGGAGAATCGTGACAATACGCTGTTGAAGGCGGCCAAACTCAAGCCCCACCGGGACCTGCTGCTGGGCGCCACCAACGGTTTTCGCACTGCGCTGGTGTTCCTGATCGGCGCCTTCGTCTGGATGCAGACGGCCAGCTCGGCGGCGCTGATGCTGATGATCCTGCCGGTGGTGTTTTCCATCATGTTTGCCCGGTTGCCCCAGGGGATCCAGTCGTTCGTACTCAAGCGGCTGCTGGTCGGGGTCATGTGGGCGATCCCGGTGTCGCTGTTTTTCGCCCTGGGGCTGCTGGCCCAGAGCAGCGGTGACTTCGAGATTCTGGTGCTGGTGCTGGCCGGACCCTATTTTGCCGGCCTGTTGCTGCTGGCTGAACGACCCACGCTGCCCTACGGGCTGGGCTTCTGTATCCCGTTCACCATCATCACCCAGCCGGCCAACAACATGAGTTTCAGCATCGACACCTCGGTCAGCACCGCACTCGGGCTGTTTGTCGGGGTCAGCGTGCTGTTCTGGGTGTTCCGTCTGGTGACACCGCCGGACAGCCTGCTGATGCAACGCCGACTGCTCAAGGCCACCGCTGCCGACCTGAAAGACATCGACCGGCATGACCAGCCGGAAGACTGGTTCAACGGCCGCATGGGGGACAGGCTGCTGAAACTGGCGAACTACGACCAGGGGACCGGCACCCGTGACCGTTACATGACGGATCTGGGGTTCACCGGGCTGAACCTGGGGCACGTCTCCATCCGGTTGCGCCGCCTGATTGAGGGGCGGCGCACACCCCAAGTGGAAACGCGTTTGCGGCGTTGGCAGATGGTCCTGGCCGACACCTACCTGCTCAGCGCCCGGGGAGAGGTCAGTTCCGACTTTCGCGAGGCCAGTCACGCACTTTTGCGGGCCCTGCACGGCGATGCCGAGGCGGACCCGCAGATCGCCAACGTCGAGGGGATGTTCGAGCGCCTGGCGCTGACCTTCGAACGCACCGCTCACACCATTGCCGAGGCCACCGGCAAGCGGCTTCCCGCAAACGAACCCGTCGAGGGTAACGCCGCAGCGTCCTGA
- a CDS encoding TonB-dependent receptor, with product MIAVPKRRALWLAPFLSGAVLPGVASSNTNTNTDELAPLVVSATRNKSVEGETPQKVTVITREQIEQQLAITNDPGQVLSNLIPSYSPSRQKLSNAGETFRGRSALFLIDGVPQTNPLRDSARDSYTIDLSMVERIEVIHGASAEHGLGATGGIINFVTKRAESGSFNQSAGVQLTSDDDFESDGLGYKANYQASGQSGQWDYLAGGTFQERGVFYGGDDERIGVAYPGEIQNSTSYDVMAKLGYWIDDNQNVEFSVNRFDLEGNGDYVPVSGDRDAGIPTTAEKGDPDGDPGYNEVTTASLSYAHGDWLGNQVDAKLYSQTFRARFATTPYFPYDDGNGNTLYDQTRNESDKLGGKFTLVRDGLFNDRLKLTTGVDVLQDETRQELVHTGRTYVPESTFRNYAAFLQGDLSITNDLTLHGGARYEYAELNVDTYQTIDRSNVTQDNVTVDGGNPDFDETLFNVGLVYNLTDWAQVYGNYSEGFGMPDVGRVLRGISDPGQDVDTLLTLQPIVTDNREIGTRFNWDRYELEISYYESDSDYGERLTEVNGVWVGNREKTEIQGVEVSGAMQVNDAHRVTLSYAHSEGESDTDGDGDVDTELTGINIAPDTFRLGWSSTWTERLTTRFQAFHYLDRNVDNDELDFDGYTLVDAAVGYRLPKGRISLGIENLTDEDYVTYYSQAARVSDDYYFKGRGRTVTLGYAVNF from the coding sequence ATGATTGCTGTACCCAAACGACGTGCCCTATGGCTGGCACCGTTCCTGTCCGGCGCGGTATTGCCCGGCGTTGCTTCCTCCAACACCAACACGAACACGGACGAGCTGGCGCCTTTGGTGGTCTCCGCCACCCGTAACAAGAGCGTGGAAGGGGAGACGCCTCAGAAAGTCACCGTCATCACCCGTGAGCAGATCGAGCAACAACTGGCCATCACCAATGACCCCGGCCAGGTGCTGAGCAACCTGATCCCGTCCTATTCACCCAGCCGGCAAAAGCTATCGAACGCCGGCGAGACCTTTCGCGGCCGTTCCGCGCTGTTCCTGATTGACGGTGTTCCCCAGACCAATCCGCTGCGTGACAGTGCCCGGGACAGCTATACCATCGACCTGAGCATGGTTGAACGCATCGAGGTCATCCACGGCGCCAGTGCGGAGCACGGCCTGGGGGCGACCGGCGGTATCATCAACTTCGTGACCAAGCGCGCGGAAAGCGGGTCATTCAACCAGTCCGCCGGTGTGCAGCTGACCTCGGATGACGACTTCGAGTCCGACGGCCTGGGTTACAAGGCGAATTATCAGGCCAGCGGCCAGAGCGGCCAGTGGGATTACCTGGCGGGCGGGACCTTCCAGGAGCGGGGCGTTTTCTACGGCGGCGACGACGAGCGCATCGGTGTGGCCTATCCCGGCGAAATACAGAACTCCACCAGCTACGATGTGATGGCCAAGCTGGGCTATTGGATCGACGACAACCAGAATGTCGAGTTTTCGGTGAACCGCTTCGATCTGGAAGGCAACGGCGACTACGTGCCCGTCTCCGGCGACCGCGATGCGGGCATTCCGACCACCGCGGAGAAAGGCGACCCCGACGGCGATCCCGGCTACAACGAGGTGACCACCGCGAGCCTGTCCTACGCCCACGGCGACTGGCTGGGTAATCAGGTGGACGCCAAGCTCTACAGCCAGACCTTCCGCGCGCGCTTTGCCACTACCCCGTACTTCCCGTACGACGACGGCAACGGCAACACGCTTTACGACCAGACCCGCAATGAGTCGGACAAGCTGGGCGGCAAGTTCACGCTGGTGCGCGACGGGCTGTTCAACGACCGCCTGAAGCTGACCACCGGGGTGGACGTGCTGCAGGACGAAACCCGACAGGAGCTGGTGCACACCGGTCGCACGTACGTGCCGGAATCCACCTTCCGTAACTACGCCGCGTTCCTGCAGGGCGACCTGTCGATCACCAATGATCTGACGCTGCACGGCGGCGCTCGGTACGAGTACGCCGAACTGAACGTCGACACCTACCAGACCATCGACCGCAGCAACGTCACCCAGGACAACGTGACCGTCGATGGCGGCAACCCGGACTTCGACGAGACCCTGTTCAACGTCGGCCTGGTCTACAACCTGACCGACTGGGCGCAGGTCTACGGCAACTACTCGGAAGGTTTCGGTATGCCGGACGTGGGCCGGGTGCTGCGCGGTATCAGCGATCCGGGGCAAGACGTGGACACCCTGCTGACGCTGCAGCCGATTGTCACCGACAATCGCGAGATCGGCACCCGCTTCAACTGGGACCGTTATGAGCTGGAAATCAGCTACTACGAATCCGACTCCGACTACGGCGAGCGCCTGACCGAAGTGAACGGCGTCTGGGTCGGTAATCGGGAGAAGACCGAAATCCAGGGTGTGGAAGTCAGCGGCGCCATGCAGGTCAACGACGCCCACCGCGTGACCTTGAGCTACGCACACTCCGAGGGGGAGTCGGACACCGACGGTGATGGCGACGTGGATACCGAGCTGACCGGCATCAACATCGCACCGGACACCTTCCGTCTGGGCTGGAGCAGCACCTGGACCGAGCGTCTGACCACCCGCTTCCAGGCATTCCACTACCTGGATCGCAACGTCGATAACGACGAGCTGGACTTCGACGGTTACACGCTGGTGGACGCGGCCGTGGGCTACCGCCTGCCGAAGGGGCGCATCAGCCTGGGTATCGAGAACCTGACTGACGAAGACTATGTCACCTACTACTCCCAGGCGGCACGGGTCAGCGACGACTACTACTTCAAGGGACGCGGACGCACCGTGACCCTTGGCTACGCCGTCAACTTCTGA